The DNA window GAACGCGCCGCCTTTGCCGCCGCCCTGCATCTGGCGCATGAAGAAGATCCACACGCCGATCAGCAGCAGCATCGGGAACCAGGACACGAATACCTGTTGCAGGAACGATGGCTCTTCCGGCGGACGCACGTCAAAACGCACGCCGTTGTCGCGCAGGTCGCCGATCAGGCCGCGGTCCAGGTAGGTGGACGTGGTGCGGACACGCGAATCGTCGGTTTTCGTCGCGGTGATCGTGTTGCCCTCGATGACGAGGTCCTTGATGCGCTTCGCCTTGATCTCATCCAGCAGGTCGGAATACGCGATGGTCTTGCTGCCGCCGGAGATGCTGTGGTTGTCGAATTGCTTGAACAGCATGAACAACAACAGGGCTACGACAACCCAGATGGCGGATTTGGAAAACATGTTATTCACGAAAACTCCTTGGATGCTCGCGCACCTGTTACCTGTAGCAGAAATTCGATTTTACCCGCATTAGGCCAAAGCGTGCTACAAGGCGGCCTAAAGGTGCGCGAAAGCAGCAGCGCACGTATCAAATCTTCAAATCCCGCGCCGAATCCGGCAATGCGGGCGTGCGCAACGCGCCATGTGCTGCCGATGTGCGGCTCGGAGCGCGAAAAACAAGGGCGTCCCGGAGGTTTTTCCACCCTTTTGCACAAACCGGCATGGGAAATCACGACGTCCGGCTCAATTTTCCGCAGGATTCTTCAAACCGCGGCCGAGCAGGAAAATTTCGGACGATTTGACGCGGCTGGCTTTTGGTTTTTTCTGCGCGACAGTTTTGAATTCATGGCGGAACTTTTCCACGATTTGCGAAAAGCCCATGTCCTTGAAGCATTTCACCAGCAGCGCGCCGCCCGGTTTCAGGTGCAACTGTGAAAACTCGATCGCCAGGTCGATCAGGTCTTCCATCCGTGCCGCATCGGCCGAGGCGATACCGGAAAGATTGGGCGCCATGTCCGACAGGACCAGGTCGACCTTGCGGCCCTGCAGCAGCTGGGCCAGCTGGTCGACGCTCTCCTGCTCGCGGAAATCGCCCTGGATGAAATGCATGTCGGCGATCGGCTCCATCGGCAGGATGTCGAGGCCGATGATCGTGCCATTGATGCCGCCGCCTTCCTTGCCGGCCAGCTTGCGGCGCACGTATTGCCCCCAGCTGCCGGGCGTGCAGCCAAGGTCGACGATCACCTGGCCCGCGCGCACCAGCTTTTCGTCCTCGTCGATTTCCTTGAGCTTGTAGGCCGCGCGGGCCCGGTAGCCATCCTTCTGCGCCGCCTTGACGTAAGGGTCGTTAATATGGTCGTGCAACCAGTTTTTGTTTAATTTGTTCTTTGCCATTCGCGTAGAATACTGCCTTTAAGAGAACTACCTATAAATCATTATGTTGAATCTGACCCCTGTTGAGCGCAGCGCCCTGCGCGCAGAAGCCCACGCGCTCAAGCCCATCGTCCTCATTGGGGAAGCAGGCCTCTCCGAGGCCGTGATGAAGGAAATCGACCTGGGACTGGATTCCCACGGCCTGATCAAGGTCCGCGTGTTCGGCGACGACCGCGAAGCCCGCATCGAAATGTACGAAACCATCTGCGAACAGCTCGAAGCCGCTCCCGTGCAGCATATCGGCAAGCTGCTGGTGCTGTACCGCCCGAAAAAGGAAGCAGAGAAAGCCCGTTCCGCGAAAACCGGCAAGGGCATGCGCATGGTCACCATCGTCAAGCCCAGCGCCAG is part of the Pseudoduganella lutea genome and encodes:
- a CDS encoding RlmE family RNA methyltransferase, which translates into the protein MAKNKLNKNWLHDHINDPYVKAAQKDGYRARAAYKLKEIDEDEKLVRAGQVIVDLGCTPGSWGQYVRRKLAGKEGGGINGTIIGLDILPMEPIADMHFIQGDFREQESVDQLAQLLQGRKVDLVLSDMAPNLSGIASADAARMEDLIDLAIEFSQLHLKPGGALLVKCFKDMGFSQIVEKFRHEFKTVAQKKPKASRVKSSEIFLLGRGLKNPAEN
- the yhbY gene encoding ribosome assembly RNA-binding protein YhbY, translated to MLNLTPVERSALRAEAHALKPIVLIGEAGLSEAVMKEIDLGLDSHGLIKVRVFGDDREARIEMYETICEQLEAAPVQHIGKLLVLYRPKKEAEKARSAKTGKGMRMVTIVKPSASGTKKPSVSKVMLKGNERVTEGGTIKRAKKRQTSTKKNVG